One window of Gemmatimonadaceae bacterium genomic DNA carries:
- a CDS encoding AraC family transcriptional regulator, with protein sequence MLIGQAGDPPAWLATGAPYGSSIACCPRVADARDLLDRGGALVVLAPLEDADGDDTLPLIEHLVHRRQPTAVVGMVSRQLRDSDDLLRLARAGVHTLLFDEDRRTPLTVRRALLVASTRCRNETLWSDVAPITPGRVRPLVAYGLKHAHESLTVDTVARALGLHRKTLAERCMLSRSLPPQLMLGWCRMMAAAVLLEDRGRLVDHIALELDFASGTAFRNQLKRYTGLKPVELRARGPLAEMTRRFRQAMQQAGPDLKVSRIG encoded by the coding sequence ATGCTGATTGGCCAAGCCGGCGACCCGCCGGCGTGGCTCGCCACGGGGGCCCCCTACGGGAGCTCCATCGCGTGCTGCCCGCGGGTGGCGGACGCCCGCGACCTGCTGGACCGCGGGGGGGCGCTGGTGGTGCTGGCCCCTCTCGAGGATGCGGACGGCGACGACACCCTCCCCCTGATCGAGCACCTGGTGCACCGGCGCCAGCCGACCGCGGTGGTCGGCATGGTGTCGCGGCAGCTCCGGGACTCGGACGACCTGCTGCGCCTGGCCCGCGCCGGCGTGCACACCCTGCTGTTCGACGAGGACCGCCGGACGCCCCTCACCGTGCGCCGGGCGCTCCTGGTGGCGTCCACGCGATGCCGCAACGAGACGCTGTGGAGCGACGTGGCGCCGATCACCCCCGGGCGCGTGCGCCCGCTCGTCGCCTACGGCCTCAAGCACGCGCACGAGTCCCTTACGGTCGACACCGTCGCGCGCGCCCTCGGCCTTCACCGCAAGACGCTGGCCGAGCGATGCATGCTTTCGCGCAGCCTCCCGCCGCAGCTGATGCTGGGCTGGTGCCGGATGATGGCCGCCGCGGTGCTGCTCGAGGACCGGGGTCGCCTGGTGGACCACATTGCGCTCGAGCTCGACTTTGCGAGCGGCACGGCCTTCCGCAACCAGCTCAAGCGGTACACCGGCCTGAAACCGGTCGAACTGCGGGCCCGCGGTCCCCTGGCCGAAATGACCCGCCGATTCCGGCAGGCTATGCAGCAGGCCGGACCCGACCTGAAGGTCAGCCGCATCGGGTAG